From the genome of Vicia villosa cultivar HV-30 ecotype Madison, WI linkage group LG2, Vvil1.0, whole genome shotgun sequence, one region includes:
- the LOC131649390 gene encoding protein MAIN-LIKE 1-like, with translation MRQRGKQRREADGEGQQGAALEVGPQHPAFPEGPTDTSLLVRYQSHVAYHLWLGEERRPKPTLKVAAHGSKLIGWVPPMLLRQMNDWLVASGLSSLQHTSLARVDTHLLSAFVERWHPETLSFHMPFGEMTITLDDVSCLLHVVIPQNLPDQIRVL, from the exons ATGCGTCAAAGAGGAAAACAACGTCGGGAGGCTGATGGCGAGGGACAGCAGGGAGCTGCACTCGAGGTTGGTCCGCAGCATCCAGCATTTCCCGAAGGACCTACTGATACATCTTTATTGGTTAGATATCAGAGTCATGTTGCCTATCATTTATGGTTGGGCGAG GAGAGACGACCAAAGCCAACCTTAAAGGTTGCTGCACATGGCAGCAAATTAATAGGATGGGTTCCGCCAATGCTCCTAAGGCAGATGAATGATTGGCTAGTTGCATCTGGTCTGTCATCTTTGCAGCATACTAGTTTGGCCAGGGTAGATACACATCTGTTATCTGCTTTTGTTGAGAGATGGCATCCTGAAACATTGTCATTTCATATGCCGTTCGGCGAGATGACCATCACGCTAGATGATGTTTCATGTCTTCTtcatgttgtcataccccaaaatttgcccgatcaaatccgtGTCTTGTAA